One part of the Sorangiineae bacterium MSr11954 genome encodes these proteins:
- a CDS encoding TlpA family protein disulfide reductase, whose product MKTSFCGLVFAAVFASALGACGGGSAEGGDPKVGGAEGGAHPLVGSPAPEFGFASVNGQGKVSAKELQGKVVLVDFWATWCEPCKKSFPKLQGLNVKYKASGVEIVGISEDDEKGTDLAGFGNTYGAKFPLGWDDGKKIAEKWQPKSMPSSFIVDRKGVVRFVHLGYHDGEEDEIEKEIKSLL is encoded by the coding sequence ATGAAGACATCGTTCTGCGGTCTGGTGTTTGCGGCCGTTTTTGCCTCCGCGCTCGGCGCGTGCGGCGGCGGATCGGCCGAGGGAGGCGATCCGAAGGTCGGTGGAGCCGAGGGAGGTGCGCATCCTCTCGTCGGAAGCCCGGCCCCCGAATTTGGATTTGCCTCGGTGAATGGGCAGGGGAAGGTCTCCGCCAAGGAGTTGCAGGGTAAGGTCGTCCTCGTCGACTTCTGGGCGACGTGGTGCGAGCCCTGCAAAAAGTCGTTTCCCAAGCTCCAAGGGCTCAACGTGAAGTACAAGGCGAGCGGCGTGGAGATCGTCGGCATTTCCGAGGATGACGAGAAGGGCACCGACCTCGCCGGATTCGGGAATACATACGGCGCCAAATTCCCACTCGGGTGGGATGATGGGAAGAAAATTGCCGAAAAGTGGCAGCCGAAGAGCATGCCCTCCTCCTTCATCGTCGATCGAAAAGGCGTCGTGCGCTTCGTCCATCTCGGCTATCATGACGGCGAAGAGGACGAGATTGAGAAGGAAATCAAGAGCCTTCTGTAG
- the dapE gene encoding succinyl-diaminopimelate desuccinylase: MILTSPFDVFSGSLDETLLWLCAIPSPIGEEDAICDAVQARLQKQELAAPIRRYGNSIVVPLTRFPPAEGTYRPHIALVGHLDTVRTENGPARIEGDRLYGAGAADMKSGLAVMIALAETSRALLPCNVTLVFYAREEGPFADNELGPVLEQDPELSSVDLAVCLEPSDNRLQLGCNGSLHATVTFEGRTAHSSRPWQGDNAIVKASPLLTSLARLAPVDHVLDGHTYREVITVTQARDGGRGRNVVPDSFALNLNYRFTPDIPLADAEARLRSIITGPAHEHGWEVDGEPRIEITDRSPAAPPNGNHPLIAKLIEAGVDAVEPKQAWTDVARFAVRGIPAVNFGPGENAQAHQKNESTSLALINDGFQIVKRWLFSL; encoded by the coding sequence GTGATTTTAACGTCTCCGTTTGACGTCTTCTCCGGCTCCCTCGACGAAACGCTCCTCTGGCTCTGCGCCATCCCTTCGCCCATCGGCGAGGAAGACGCCATCTGCGACGCCGTTCAAGCGCGCCTGCAGAAACAAGAGCTGGCCGCGCCGATTCGCCGTTACGGCAACTCCATCGTCGTCCCGCTGACCCGCTTCCCGCCGGCGGAGGGCACCTACCGCCCCCACATCGCGCTGGTGGGCCACCTGGACACGGTGCGCACGGAAAATGGCCCCGCGCGCATCGAGGGCGACCGCCTCTATGGTGCCGGCGCCGCCGACATGAAGAGCGGCCTGGCCGTGATGATCGCGCTGGCCGAGACGAGCCGCGCGCTCCTCCCGTGCAATGTCACCCTCGTCTTCTATGCGCGCGAAGAGGGCCCCTTCGCCGACAACGAGCTCGGCCCGGTGCTCGAGCAAGATCCGGAGCTCTCGAGCGTGGATCTGGCCGTGTGCCTCGAGCCCTCGGACAACCGGCTGCAGCTCGGTTGCAACGGCTCCCTGCACGCCACCGTGACCTTCGAGGGCCGCACGGCGCACAGCTCGCGCCCCTGGCAAGGCGACAACGCCATCGTCAAGGCCTCCCCGCTCCTCACGTCCTTGGCGCGCCTCGCCCCGGTCGATCACGTGCTCGACGGCCACACGTACCGCGAGGTGATCACGGTCACGCAAGCGCGCGACGGCGGCCGCGGCCGCAACGTCGTCCCCGATTCGTTCGCGCTGAATTTGAATTACCGCTTCACGCCGGACATCCCGCTGGCCGACGCGGAGGCGCGCCTTCGCTCGATCATCACCGGCCCCGCCCACGAGCATGGCTGGGAAGTGGACGGCGAGCCGCGCATCGAGATCACGGATCGAAGCCCGGCGGCGCCGCCCAATGGGAACCACCCGCTCATTGCCAAGTTGATCGAGGCGGGGGTCGACGCGGTGGAGCCCAAGCAGGCGTGGACCGATGTGGCCCGGTTTGCCGTGCGCGGCATCCCAGCCGTCAATTTCGGTCCGGGCGAAAATGCTCAGGCACATCAAAAGAACGAATCGACATCCCTGGCGCTCATCAACGACGGCTTCCAGATCGTAAAGCGTTGGTTGTTCTCGCTTTAA
- the alaS gene encoding alanine--tRNA ligase, with translation MSSSGSDKIVHPASEVRRTFLEFFGKRGHEICASGPLIPAGDPTLMFTNAGMVPFKDVFTGKDTRPYKRATSSQKCIRISGKHNDLENVGVTARHHTFFEMLGNFSFGDYFKEEAIAYAWDLLTNVYGLPKDRLVVSVFGGEEGIAADDEARAIWRKVTGFSDERIFGLGMKDNFWQMGDVGPCGPCSEIHYYLGDEPDLGRFNEEPNEQGHGWMEIWNLVFMQFERRIEDGSPILEKLPAPCVDTGMGLERISSVLQGKFSNYDSDLMRALVEKAAQISGKVYRATQADDDISMRVIADHARTAAFLIAEGVSPNRAGREYVLRRVMRRAIRHGHRLGIERPFLHEVALEVARLMGEQYPELRQRKELIADVTEQEEIRFRETLDRGLRILDEEIAGLRGAGKNELAGTTAFKLYDTFGFPLDLTEVIASERGIAVDNAGYERALAEQRARSEGSKVGDVAVESVWREAIGAVGGAVRFTGYESEEGEGKIVAIVKGNALVPSATAGESVAIVTDVTPFYGEAGGQVGDRGMIRGAGNGTAGAIEFEVEDTQKPIEGLIVHHGKVSLGEIRVGQAVELEVSHERRTATRRNHSATHLLHWALRQVVGEQASQKGSLVGPDRLRFDFSHSRALTPEEIVRIEDLVNAKILTDAPVETEVLSIDQARAKGAIAIFEEKYGDVVRVLTMTRDSVELCGGTHAHALGEIGLFKILSEGGVAAGVRRIEAATGLNALLYVRQIEKTLRTVAQFVRGGTHEVAEKVERITQHERQLEKEISDLKRKIATGATGGGLEELTRGARDIPGGKVLAVKVDTDDPATLREMAEKLRDKLGDAIVLVGAVKGPKASLVLTVSKPLLGRYKAGELIRPVAQIIGGSGGGRPDMAQAGGTSPEKIDEALASLYTSVA, from the coding sequence ATGAGCAGCTCCGGCAGCGACAAAATCGTGCACCCGGCGTCGGAAGTCCGGCGCACGTTTCTCGAGTTCTTCGGCAAAAGAGGGCACGAAATCTGTGCGAGCGGGCCTCTGATCCCCGCGGGCGACCCCACGTTGATGTTCACCAACGCCGGGATGGTCCCCTTCAAGGACGTTTTTACGGGCAAAGACACCCGCCCGTACAAGCGCGCGACCTCGAGCCAGAAGTGCATCCGCATCTCGGGCAAGCACAACGACCTCGAGAACGTGGGGGTGACCGCCCGGCACCACACCTTCTTCGAGATGCTCGGTAACTTCAGCTTCGGCGACTACTTCAAGGAAGAAGCCATCGCCTACGCCTGGGATCTGCTCACCAACGTCTACGGCCTCCCGAAGGACCGCCTGGTCGTGAGCGTCTTCGGCGGCGAAGAGGGCATCGCGGCCGACGACGAAGCGCGCGCCATCTGGCGCAAGGTCACGGGCTTCTCCGACGAGCGCATCTTCGGCTTGGGGATGAAGGACAATTTCTGGCAGATGGGCGACGTCGGCCCCTGCGGCCCGTGCTCCGAGATCCATTACTACCTGGGCGACGAGCCCGATCTCGGGCGCTTCAACGAGGAGCCCAACGAGCAAGGCCACGGCTGGATGGAGATCTGGAACCTGGTCTTCATGCAGTTCGAGCGCCGCATCGAGGACGGCAGCCCCATCCTGGAGAAGCTCCCCGCACCCTGCGTCGACACCGGCATGGGCCTCGAGCGCATCAGCAGCGTCCTGCAGGGCAAGTTCTCCAACTACGACAGCGACTTGATGCGCGCGCTCGTGGAGAAGGCCGCGCAGATCTCCGGCAAGGTTTACCGCGCCACCCAGGCCGACGACGACATCTCGATGCGGGTCATCGCCGATCACGCGCGCACCGCCGCGTTCCTGATCGCCGAGGGCGTCTCGCCCAACCGCGCCGGGCGTGAGTACGTGCTCCGCCGGGTCATGCGGCGCGCGATCCGCCATGGTCACCGCCTGGGCATCGAGCGCCCCTTCCTGCACGAGGTCGCGCTCGAGGTCGCGCGGCTGATGGGCGAGCAGTACCCCGAGCTCCGGCAGCGCAAGGAGCTCATCGCCGACGTCACCGAGCAGGAGGAGATCCGCTTCCGCGAGACCCTCGATCGCGGCCTTCGCATCCTCGACGAGGAGATCGCGGGGCTGCGCGGCGCCGGGAAGAACGAGCTCGCCGGCACCACCGCCTTCAAGCTGTACGACACGTTCGGCTTTCCGCTGGATCTCACCGAGGTCATCGCCTCGGAGCGCGGCATCGCGGTCGACAACGCCGGCTACGAGCGCGCGCTCGCCGAGCAGCGCGCCCGCAGCGAGGGCTCGAAGGTCGGCGACGTGGCGGTGGAGTCGGTGTGGCGCGAGGCCATCGGCGCCGTGGGCGGCGCGGTGCGGTTCACGGGCTACGAGAGCGAAGAAGGGGAGGGGAAGATCGTCGCCATCGTCAAAGGGAACGCCCTGGTCCCTTCGGCGACGGCGGGCGAGAGCGTCGCCATCGTCACCGACGTCACCCCGTTCTACGGCGAGGCGGGCGGCCAAGTGGGCGATCGCGGGATGATCCGCGGCGCGGGCAACGGGACGGCCGGGGCCATCGAGTTCGAGGTCGAGGACACGCAGAAGCCCATCGAGGGCCTCATCGTGCACCACGGCAAGGTGTCGCTCGGCGAGATCCGGGTGGGCCAAGCCGTGGAGCTCGAGGTGTCGCACGAGCGCCGCACGGCCACGCGGCGCAATCACTCGGCCACGCACTTGCTCCACTGGGCGCTCCGCCAAGTCGTGGGCGAGCAGGCGTCGCAGAAGGGATCGCTCGTCGGCCCCGATCGCCTTCGCTTCGACTTTTCGCACAGCCGCGCGCTGACCCCCGAGGAGATCGTCCGCATCGAAGACTTGGTCAACGCCAAGATCCTCACCGACGCGCCGGTGGAGACGGAGGTCCTCTCGATCGATCAGGCGCGCGCCAAGGGCGCGATCGCCATCTTCGAGGAGAAGTACGGCGACGTCGTCCGCGTGCTCACCATGACCCGCGACTCCGTCGAGCTTTGCGGCGGCACCCATGCGCACGCCCTCGGCGAGATCGGCCTGTTCAAGATCCTCAGCGAAGGAGGCGTCGCCGCCGGCGTGCGCCGCATCGAGGCGGCCACCGGCTTGAACGCGCTCCTCTATGTGCGCCAGATCGAGAAGACCTTGCGCACCGTGGCACAGTTCGTCCGTGGCGGAACGCACGAGGTGGCCGAGAAGGTCGAGCGGATCACCCAGCACGAGCGCCAGCTCGAGAAGGAAATCTCCGATCTCAAGCGCAAGATCGCGACCGGGGCCACCGGCGGGGGCCTGGAAGAGCTCACCCGGGGCGCGCGCGACATCCCGGGCGGCAAGGTCCTCGCGGTCAAAGTCGACACCGACGACCCCGCGACCTTGCGCGAAATGGCCGAAAAACTTCGCGACAAGCTGGGCGACGCCATCGTCTTGGTGGGCGCTGTCAAAGGCCCCAAGGCGTCGCTGGTCCTCACCGTCTCCAAGCCGCTGCTCGGTCGCTACAAGGCCGGGGAGCTGATCCGACCGGTGGCACAGATCATCGGCGGCTCGGGCGGCGGCCGGCCCGATATGGCACAGGCCGGCGGTACATCCCCCGAGAAGATCGACGAAGCCCTCGCCAGCCTCTACACCTCCGTCGCATAA
- a CDS encoding glycosyltransferase family 4 protein: MRKVLFVSKPIVPPWHDGSKNLVRDIASHLTRARPTVMTTEGAPPLGPRVGLDPIYREAGGFSPGVLTNARVMRRLMTDRAHDIWHFVFAPNVASSSAARFSITSRRALGWNGQVVQTIASAPKRFELAPALLFGDVVVTLTEWTRARLLAEGVDGKKLRVIPPCSAPPRAVSDEERTRLREELDLGTGPILVYPGDYEVSRGAETVAYAVSTIARAVPEARVVFACRPKTPRAAAARAQIERILEEERMIHRTRHVGQMADIAPLIASASAVLFPVDDLYGKVDLPIVLLEALALGVPLVLARGGPLEALSAADFVDPGDGPALARAALQILRGGASAEGRAERGRALYASQFAPEVVAARYDELYERLRP; encoded by the coding sequence ATGCGCAAGGTGCTCTTCGTGTCGAAGCCCATCGTGCCCCCGTGGCACGATGGATCGAAAAACCTGGTTCGCGACATCGCCTCGCACCTCACGCGCGCGCGGCCCACGGTGATGACCACCGAGGGCGCGCCGCCGCTCGGCCCGCGGGTGGGCCTCGATCCGATCTACCGCGAAGCGGGCGGCTTCTCGCCCGGGGTGCTCACCAACGCGCGCGTGATGCGCCGCCTGATGACCGATCGCGCGCACGACATTTGGCACTTCGTCTTCGCGCCCAATGTCGCCTCGTCCTCGGCGGCGCGCTTCTCCATCACGTCCCGGCGCGCGCTGGGTTGGAACGGGCAGGTGGTGCAGACCATCGCCAGCGCCCCCAAGCGCTTCGAGCTGGCCCCCGCGCTGCTCTTCGGCGACGTGGTGGTCACCCTCACCGAGTGGACCCGCGCGCGCCTGCTCGCCGAGGGCGTGGACGGCAAAAAGCTGCGGGTCATCCCCCCGTGCAGCGCACCTCCGCGCGCCGTCTCGGACGAGGAGCGCACGCGCTTGCGCGAGGAGCTCGATCTCGGCACGGGCCCCATCCTCGTCTACCCCGGCGACTACGAGGTCTCCCGCGGCGCGGAGACGGTGGCGTATGCCGTCTCCACCATCGCGCGGGCGGTGCCCGAAGCCCGCGTCGTCTTTGCCTGCCGCCCGAAGACCCCGCGCGCGGCGGCCGCCCGCGCCCAGATCGAGCGCATTTTGGAGGAGGAGCGCATGATCCACCGCACGCGGCACGTGGGCCAGATGGCGGACATCGCGCCGCTCATCGCCAGCGCCTCGGCGGTCCTCTTCCCGGTCGACGACTTGTACGGCAAGGTCGATCTGCCCATCGTGCTCCTGGAAGCGCTGGCGCTCGGCGTTCCCCTGGTCCTGGCCCGCGGCGGCCCGCTCGAGGCGCTCTCCGCCGCCGACTTCGTCGACCCGGGCGATGGCCCCGCGCTGGCACGGGCGGCGCTGCAAATCCTCCGCGGCGGCGCCTCGGCCGAAGGGCGCGCCGAACGAGGCCGCGCGCTCTACGCCTCCCAGTTTGCGCCCGAGGTGGTGGCCGCGCGCTACGACGAGCTCTACGAACGCCTCCGCCCGTAG
- a CDS encoding HEAT repeat domain-containing protein yields MIRGLSSVPSLPSSSRMARWVTAAMVCLFLLGVNARVSPAQDLQSARREITKADDFRVRLGAALLIGRTKPPDGRALLEKALSDPHPAVRAAAAAALGSYNDTGAIPALEQHLATEGTPSVRTQIESSLNVLRVAASGKGGGSKGTKYIVQLGSMRTASGVGGARGDQLGQVLRAAARERAASVPGAFVAPDPQTAARRGLEQHLPVLVIDGTLVRMSQQSQNNGTVGFSAQVDFSVRKVPEHSLRASLTGNAMSIGTARSLGSERNIAALQDQAVDGAVESAMRNADRGFTQALQ; encoded by the coding sequence ATGATCCGAGGGCTTTCTTCCGTTCCATCGCTTCCATCGTCTTCACGCATGGCCCGCTGGGTGACCGCGGCCATGGTGTGTCTTTTTTTGCTCGGCGTGAACGCGCGCGTTTCGCCGGCCCAAGACCTGCAATCGGCGCGGCGCGAGATCACGAAGGCCGACGACTTTCGTGTGCGACTCGGCGCCGCGCTCCTCATTGGTCGCACCAAGCCCCCCGATGGACGCGCCTTGCTCGAAAAGGCGCTCTCGGATCCGCACCCCGCGGTGCGCGCCGCCGCCGCCGCCGCGCTGGGCTCGTACAACGATACGGGCGCCATTCCCGCGCTGGAGCAGCACCTCGCGACCGAGGGCACGCCCAGCGTGCGCACCCAGATCGAGAGCTCGCTGAACGTCTTGCGCGTGGCCGCATCGGGCAAAGGTGGCGGCTCCAAAGGCACCAAGTACATCGTGCAGCTCGGCTCGATGCGCACGGCGTCGGGGGTCGGTGGCGCGCGCGGTGATCAGCTCGGCCAGGTGCTTCGGGCGGCGGCGCGGGAGCGTGCGGCCAGCGTACCCGGCGCATTCGTCGCGCCCGATCCGCAGACCGCGGCGCGGCGCGGGCTGGAGCAGCATCTGCCGGTGCTGGTCATCGACGGCACCCTGGTTCGCATGTCGCAGCAGTCGCAGAACAACGGCACGGTGGGGTTCTCCGCCCAGGTCGACTTCAGCGTCCGCAAGGTGCCCGAGCACTCGCTTCGCGCGTCGCTCACCGGCAACGCCATGAGCATCGGCACCGCGCGCTCCTTGGGGAGCGAGCGCAACATCGCGGCGCTGCAGGATCAAGCCGTGGACGGCGCGGTGGAGAGCGCGATGCGCAACGCCGATCGCGGCTTCACGCAGGCGCTGCAGTAG